DNA from Stenotrophomonas acidaminiphila:
GATGCCCAAGGCGATGGAATACCGCCAGCGGTTCTGCGAAAGCGCGCAGGCGCGCTGAGCGGCCCCTGCCTGTCCTGCGGCTTCACCGGTAAGGCCCATGCGGGGCGAGCCCCGCATCTACGGGGTCTGCTCGGCGGCAACGACCCGCACGTCCACCACGCCGTCGCCGACGCTCATGCGGGCATCTGCATGGTTGCGTCGGCTGTCTGCTCGTCGATGCCGGGCTTGCCCGGCACCGGGCTTCATCGGCAAGGCCCATGCGGGGCGAGCCCCGCATCTACCGGATCTGCTCGGTGGCAACGACCCGCACGTCAAGCACGCCGTCGCCGACGCTCATGCGGGCATCTGCATGGTTGCGTCGGCTGCGTGTTCGTCGATGCCGTGCTTGCCCGGCACCGCGCTTAATCGGCAAGGCCCCTGCGGGGGCGAGCCCCGCATCTACGGGGTCTGCTCGGCGGCAACGACCCGTACGTCCACCACGCCGTCGCCCACGCGCGCGCGCAGCGCGTCGCCTTCACGCAGCTGTGCGGTGGAGCGGACCAGCGCGCCGTCGTCGGCGCGGGTGAGGATCGCGTAACCGCGCGCCACGGTGGCCAGTGGGCTCACTGCTTCCAGCGACCGGGCGATGCCGCGCAGGTGCAGGGCATCGCGCTGCAGGTGCCGGGCCATGGCCGCCTGCGCGCGCGGAGCGAGCGCGTCCAGGCGCCGCCGCAACAGCGCCAGCCGCTGCGCCGGCTGCACCGCGCGCAGTACCGAATGGCCATGCGCCAGCCGCGCGCGGCGCTGTTCCAGCTGCCGCTGCCACGCCGCGCGCAGCCGCGCATGCATCGCCTCCTGGCGCTGGCGCAGCAGCGCCAGCCGCGCCTGCGGGCCCTGTGCCTGCAGCCGCAGCGCGGCGCGGTCGGCGCGCTGCATTGCCTGGCCCAGCGCGTGCGCCTGCAGCTGTGCCAGCCGCCGCTGCAGGTTGCGCAGGCGCGCATCCAGGTCGCGCCGGTCCGGCACCAGCAGCTCGGCGGCCACCGACGGTGTCGGCGCGCGCAGGTCGGCGGCGAAATCGGACAGGCTGAAATCGGTCTCGTGGCCGACCGCGGAGACCACCGGCGTGGTGCTGGCGGCGATGGCCCGTGCCAGTTGTTCGT
Protein-coding regions in this window:
- a CDS encoding exodeoxyribonuclease VII large subunit, which encodes MDNVLSPSQLNTLARDLLEGAFPLVWVEGELGNVSRPASGHLYFTLKDARAQVRAAMFRPKSQWLKFVPREGLRVLACGRLTLYEARGEYQLVLDHMEEAGEGALRRAFEALRARLQAEGLFDPARKRPLPAHVRRLAVITSPSGAAVRDVLSVLARRFPLLEVELLPTLVQGEAAAAQITALLRRADASGRYDAILLTRGGGSLEDLWAFNDEQLARAIAASTTPVVSAVGHETDFSLSDFAADLRAPTPSVAAELLVPDRRDLDARLRNLQRRLAQLQAHALGQAMQRADRAALRLQAQGPQARLALLRQRQEAMHARLRAAWQRQLEQRRARLAHGHSVLRAVQPAQRLALLRRRLDALAPRAQAAMARHLQRDALHLRGIARSLEAVSPLATVARGYAILTRADDGALVRSTAQLREGDALRARVGDGVVDVRVVAAEQTP